A single region of the Lysinibacillus sp. B2A1 genome encodes:
- a CDS encoding proline dehydrogenase → MVLRDFFIYLSENKLLNSAAQKYGLKMGAQSVVAGTSLPEVVQSIKELNKANISCTVDNLGEFVYEKSEATAAKNNILAVVQAIHDEQLDAHISLKPSQLGLDIDYAFCYENLKEIVELAHQYNIFVNFDMENYERLHSSFDLLEELHKEFDNVGTVIQAYFFESEENIEKYKNFRLRIVKGAYKEPENVAYQSKGDIDRNYLKLIEYHLLHGKFTSIATHDHNVINHVKQFVKQHNISNDKFEFQMLYGFRKEMQLDLAREGYNFCTYLPFGNDWYGYFMRRLAERPQNVALVTKQVFNKNTNLAIGIGAAAFALGRLSKKRK, encoded by the coding sequence ATGGTATTACGTGACTTTTTTATTTACTTATCAGAAAACAAATTATTAAATAGCGCTGCACAAAAATATGGACTAAAAATGGGAGCCCAGAGCGTTGTTGCTGGCACAAGCCTTCCTGAAGTTGTGCAATCAATCAAAGAATTAAATAAAGCTAATATTTCTTGTACAGTTGATAATCTTGGTGAATTCGTATACGAAAAATCAGAGGCAACGGCTGCGAAAAATAATATTTTAGCTGTAGTTCAAGCTATCCATGATGAACAGCTGGACGCACATATTTCACTTAAACCTTCACAGCTAGGTTTAGATATTGATTATGCATTTTGCTACGAAAACTTAAAAGAAATCGTGGAACTTGCACATCAATATAATATTTTTGTGAATTTCGATATGGAAAACTACGAGCGTTTACACAGTTCATTTGACTTACTTGAGGAGTTACACAAAGAATTTGATAACGTTGGTACAGTTATTCAAGCTTACTTCTTTGAGTCAGAGGAAAATATTGAGAAATATAAAAACTTCCGTTTACGCATTGTAAAAGGTGCCTACAAAGAACCAGAAAATGTAGCATATCAATCAAAAGGTGATATCGATCGTAACTACCTGAAGCTAATTGAATATCATTTATTGCATGGTAAATTTACATCTATCGCTACACATGACCACAATGTAATCAACCATGTGAAGCAATTTGTTAAACAACATAATATTTCAAATGACAAGTTTGAATTCCAAATGCTCTACGGCTTCCGTAAAGAAATGCAACTAGACCTTGCACGCGAAGGCTACAACTTCTGCACATATCTACCATTTGGTAACGATTGGTATGGATACTTTATGCGCCGTTTAGCAGAACGCCCTCAAAATGTAGCACTTGTTACAAAACAAGTGTTTAATAAAAATACAAACTTGGCTATCGGCATAGGTGCAGCAGCATTTGCCCTCGGTCGCCTTTCTAAAAAAAGAAAATAA
- a CDS encoding EBSC protein has translation MAIEKVKKHLAQWNVEHKILELDESSATVELAAQALGCEPERIAKSLSFLVNDGAVLIVAAGDAKIDNAKFKAIFGTKAKMLAKDEVLEKIGHEVGGVCPFGVNDGVAIYLDESLKRFTTVFPACGSSNSAIELTISELETYTPYQEWIDVCKGWNE, from the coding sequence ATGGCAATTGAAAAGGTAAAAAAGCATTTAGCACAATGGAATGTGGAACACAAAATACTGGAGCTAGACGAAAGCTCTGCTACGGTGGAATTAGCAGCACAGGCACTCGGTTGTGAGCCAGAACGCATTGCCAAGTCTTTATCGTTTCTTGTGAACGATGGCGCGGTATTAATCGTTGCCGCAGGGGATGCAAAAATTGACAACGCTAAATTTAAAGCTATCTTTGGAACAAAGGCAAAAATGCTAGCAAAAGATGAGGTCCTTGAAAAAATTGGACATGAAGTAGGAGGTGTTTGTCCTTTTGGTGTGAATGATGGTGTCGCTATTTATTTAGATGAATCACTTAAACGTTTTACAACAGTATTCCCAGCATGTGGTAGTAGTAATTCTGCCATTGAGCTTACGATTTCTGAACTAGAAACCTACACACCTTATCAAGAATGGATAGATGTTTGCAAAGGCTGGAATGAATAA
- a CDS encoding GTP cyclohydrolase has protein sequence MTITTKVMDIVKDKMIIVQHSKTEHICLVGPVKLPVKQGDFSAIFQWYNWLKVDANLSKEEIIDGLVSANLAFSQQSSVLVYGDFTHTDDALIRMHSICHTGDIFGSQRCDCGYQLHESMKMIVEHGSGAIFYLADHEGRGIGLFSKSLAYLLQEEGLDTVEANHALGFSDDTRSYEEAITVLGALRSKPVTLITNNPKKLAALQAHGLAAEGHVPLWGGLTETNRYYLDTKVEKSGHIREEK, from the coding sequence ATGACAATTACAACAAAAGTTATGGATATAGTGAAAGATAAAATGATTATTGTACAGCACTCTAAGACAGAACATATTTGCTTAGTTGGGCCAGTAAAGTTACCAGTGAAACAAGGTGATTTTTCAGCCATTTTTCAATGGTATAACTGGCTAAAAGTAGATGCAAATTTATCGAAAGAAGAAATCATTGACGGATTAGTTTCAGCCAATTTAGCTTTCTCTCAACAATCTTCAGTGCTTGTCTATGGTGATTTTACCCATACAGACGATGCTTTAATCCGTATGCATAGTATATGTCATACAGGTGATATCTTTGGCAGTCAGCGCTGTGACTGTGGCTATCAATTACATGAATCAATGAAAATGATTGTGGAGCATGGCAGTGGAGCTATTTTTTATTTAGCGGATCATGAGGGGCGTGGCATTGGTTTATTCTCCAAATCTCTTGCTTATTTATTACAAGAAGAGGGATTGGATACGGTTGAAGCAAATCATGCACTAGGCTTCTCAGACGATACTCGTTCCTATGAAGAGGCAATTACCGTATTAGGTGCCCTACGTTCAAAGCCAGTTACGCTAATTACGAATAATCCGAAAAAGCTTGCAGCATTACAGGCACATGGCTTAGCGGCAGAAGGACATGTCCCATTATGGGGAGGTCTGACAGAGACAAATCGTTATTATTTAGATACAAAGGTCGAAAAATCTGGACATATACGCGAAGAGAAATGA
- a CDS encoding QacE family quaternary ammonium compound efflux SMR transporter, with amino-acid sequence MNKQWASVIIAAFFEVGWVIGLKHAGNSFEWIGTAIAIFVSFYLLIKAGECLPVGTVYAVFVGLGTAGTVCADSLLFGEPWKIAKILCIVVLLAGVVGLKLVTGEPKDKEVSE; translated from the coding sequence ATGAATAAACAATGGGCAAGTGTTATCATTGCCGCTTTTTTTGAAGTCGGTTGGGTCATAGGCTTAAAGCATGCGGGAAATAGTTTTGAATGGATAGGTACAGCTATTGCTATTTTTGTTAGTTTTTATTTATTAATTAAAGCTGGGGAGTGTTTGCCTGTCGGAACAGTTTATGCAGTATTTGTAGGCTTAGGAACGGCAGGAACGGTGTGTGCAGATAGCTTGCTATTTGGAGAGCCGTGGAAAATCGCTAAAATTTTATGTATTGTGGTGTTACTTGCAGGGGTTGTGGGCTTAAAGCTGGTGACTGGGGAGCCGAAAGATAAAGAGGTGAGTGAATAA
- a CDS encoding Parvovirus coat protein VP1-like protein, with amino-acid sequence MNRQRKLGFCYPGYKYCGPGCSGPGAPTNAVDACCKQHDECYARYGRTKHCDELFQNCLQPYMKTNDKIARDAKLFYNIFEVRNRFF; translated from the coding sequence ATGAACAGACAGCGTAAGCTTGGCTTTTGTTACCCAGGCTATAAATATTGTGGGCCAGGTTGTTCAGGACCAGGTGCACCAACGAATGCTGTAGATGCATGCTGTAAGCAACATGATGAATGCTATGCTCGATACGGTCGTACAAAACATTGCGATGAGTTGTTTCAAAACTGCTTACAGCCATATATGAAGACAAATGATAAAATAGCTAGAGATGCTAAATTATTTTACAATATTTTCGAAGTACGTAATCGCTTCTTTTAA
- a CDS encoding transposase produces MIEITILKDVYRMTKKITQEYRDYVVKLVVEENRKVTELSYELGLGESSIHRWVKKYRDGKKQENGDVKYITPSELKKLEATYEKKLRDLEEENAILKKAMHIFAKNPQ; encoded by the coding sequence ATGATAGAAATAACTATTTTAAAGGACGTGTACCGAATGACTAAAAAAATAACCCAAGAATATCGTGATTATGTTGTGAAATTAGTAGTAGAAGAAAATCGAAAAGTAACAGAATTATCGTATGAATTAGGGCTTGGGGAATCTTCTATTCATCGCTGGGTAAAAAAGTATCGTGATGGAAAAAAGCAAGAAAATGGCGACGTAAAATATATAACCCCTTCGGAGCTAAAGAAGTTAGAAGCAACTTATGAAAAGAAACTTCGTGACTTAGAAGAGGAGAATGCCATTCTAAAAAAGGCGATGCACATCTTTGCCAAAAACCCGCAGTAG
- the pruA gene encoding L-glutamate gamma-semialdehyde dehydrogenase, which yields MIPYKHEPFTDFSQEANYNAYVEALNKVESYLGQDYPLIIGGERITTEDKIVSYNPAKKTEVIGRVSKASKDLAEKAMQAADETFKTWKKVDPAIRADVLFKAAAIIRRRKHEFSALLTKEAGKPWAEADADTAEAIDFLEYYGRQMLRIKNGQPVESRPGEYNRYDYIPLGIGIVISPWNFPFAIMAGTTVAALVTGNTVLLKPASTTPVVAYKFIEVLEEAGLPAGAVNFVPGSGAEVGDYLVDHPKTRFISFTGSRDVGLRINQRASVLNDGQIWIKRVIAEMGGKDTIVVDKEADLELAAQSIVKSAFGFSGQKCSACSRAVIVEDVYDQVVNRVEELTNALTVGDPTDFSNFMATVIDQAAFNKITEYIEIGKGEGRLVSGGTADDSVGYFVQPTVFADVEPSARIMKEEIFGPVVAIAKAKDFDHAIEIANDTEYGLTGAVITTNRMNLEKAREEFHVGNLYFNRGCTGAIVGYQPFGGFNMSGTDSKAGGPDYLQLHMQAKTTSEML from the coding sequence ATGATTCCATACAAACACGAACCGTTCACAGATTTTTCACAAGAGGCAAACTACAACGCTTACGTAGAGGCTTTAAATAAAGTTGAAAGTTATTTAGGTCAAGACTATCCACTTATTATTGGTGGCGAACGTATTACGACAGAAGATAAAATCGTTTCGTATAACCCTGCAAAGAAAACAGAAGTGATTGGTCGCGTGTCAAAAGCGAGCAAGGACTTAGCTGAAAAAGCGATGCAAGCAGCAGATGAAACATTTAAAACATGGAAAAAAGTAGATCCAGCAATTCGTGCAGATGTGCTTTTCAAAGCAGCTGCGATTATTCGTCGTCGTAAACATGAATTCTCTGCACTTTTAACAAAAGAAGCTGGGAAACCATGGGCTGAAGCAGATGCTGATACAGCAGAAGCAATCGACTTCCTAGAATATTATGGTCGCCAAATGTTGCGTATTAAAAACGGCCAGCCAGTTGAAAGCCGTCCAGGTGAGTACAACCGTTATGACTACATTCCATTAGGGATCGGCATTGTTATTTCACCTTGGAACTTCCCATTCGCGATTATGGCGGGTACAACAGTGGCCGCTTTAGTAACAGGGAACACAGTATTATTAAAACCAGCTTCAACAACACCAGTTGTGGCGTATAAATTTATTGAAGTATTAGAAGAAGCTGGTCTTCCAGCAGGTGCGGTGAACTTTGTACCAGGTTCTGGTGCTGAAGTGGGCGACTACTTAGTAGATCATCCAAAAACGCGCTTCATCAGCTTCACAGGTTCACGTGATGTTGGTTTACGTATTAACCAACGTGCATCTGTCCTTAACGATGGTCAAATTTGGATTAAACGTGTGATCGCTGAAATGGGCGGTAAAGATACAATCGTTGTCGATAAAGAAGCAGATTTAGAGCTAGCTGCACAATCCATCGTGAAATCAGCATTTGGTTTCTCTGGTCAAAAATGTTCAGCATGTTCTCGTGCTGTCATCGTAGAAGATGTGTATGACCAAGTTGTTAATCGTGTAGAAGAGCTAACAAACGCTTTAACAGTTGGTGATCCTACAGATTTCAGCAACTTCATGGCAACGGTTATTGACCAAGCAGCATTCAACAAAATTACGGAATACATCGAAATCGGAAAAGGCGAAGGTCGTCTAGTATCTGGTGGTACAGCAGATGATTCAGTAGGTTACTTCGTACAACCAACAGTATTTGCTGACGTAGAGCCTTCTGCACGTATTATGAAAGAAGAAATCTTCGGACCAGTGGTAGCGATCGCAAAAGCAAAAGATTTCGATCACGCTATTGAAATTGCGAACGATACAGAATATGGTTTAACAGGTGCCGTAATTACGACAAACCGTATGAACTTAGAAAAAGCACGTGAAGAATTCCATGTTGGCAACCTTTACTTCAACCGTGGCTGTACAGGTGCCATCGTTGGCTACCAACCATTTGGTGGCTTCAACATGTCAGGTACAGACTCAAAAGCTGGTGGTCCAGACTACCTACAGCTTCATATGCAAGCAAAAACAACTTCAGAAATGCTTTAA
- a CDS encoding GntR family transcriptional regulator — MNLEKNVQVKQPKYQQIAVDLASKIVERKYSIGDKIYARSSLASQYNVSAETARRAIAVLQDLEIVEASKGSGVIIKSYEKAAHFVRQFQDVQSVHELQTELMISIQKQHQELLNLQDKTKQLISRTEHFRSVNPFIPYQLEMTVESPCIHQTVQALNFWQNTSSTIVGIRRGNELLLSPGPYVSFEEGDIIYFIGNDESFARVQSFLYPN, encoded by the coding sequence ATGAACTTAGAAAAGAATGTTCAGGTGAAGCAGCCAAAATATCAGCAAATTGCAGTAGATCTTGCTTCAAAAATTGTAGAAAGAAAATATAGTATTGGCGATAAAATTTATGCAAGATCCTCTCTTGCAAGTCAATATAATGTATCTGCAGAAACGGCAAGAAGAGCTATCGCAGTTTTACAGGACTTAGAAATCGTAGAGGCTTCAAAAGGCAGTGGCGTCATTATCAAATCGTACGAAAAGGCAGCACATTTTGTCCGACAATTTCAAGATGTACAATCTGTCCATGAGCTGCAAACTGAGCTGATGATTAGTATTCAGAAGCAGCATCAAGAATTATTGAACCTACAGGATAAAACGAAACAGCTTATTAGTCGAACTGAACATTTCCGATCCGTCAATCCGTTTATCCCTTATCAGTTAGAAATGACTGTCGAAAGTCCTTGTATCCATCAAACAGTACAAGCTTTGAATTTTTGGCAAAATACATCTAGTACGATTGTTGGTATCCGTCGAGGAAATGAATTATTACTATCACCTGGTCCATATGTTTCGTTTGAAGAAGGTGATATTATTTACTTTATTGGTAATGATGAAAGCTTCGCTCGTGTTCAGAGCTTTTTATATCCAAATTAA
- a CDS encoding transcriptional regulator produces MDNNVLQSIYKYVIEKGDMGVCVIDTEGKLLIYNKKMRELEGVNEDEFEERRALEIIDFEIEKSDIYKVLSSEMPVLNVKKTYWNKKNQEVTYISNIYPLHYEGILVGAVEFARDITQLEYMMYQPLRRYGAPLTFDIITAVSAVMRDVIEKAKVVALSRMPVVLIGESGTGIDMVAEGIHHDLKVQNDMFIALICRRDEKTVLKQFEKYIVEKEKITFFAERIEYLSLEAQEKVVELFNNHPNHQHVLIASVGKDPIDLIQKHELSKTLYRLFSGITIYVPPLRERKEDIMPFIDDYFKRHRDSFGSSIQGLSEEVRETFLKYDWPGNLKELEVLLDEITSLITNETIVEPHMLPVHFKWKIQSACEEIEKEASTSDLFVIKNQQDIRPLDVYMKEVEEYYISKALDFHQGNISKTAAALGIRRQSLQYRVKNYKLNKKGENID; encoded by the coding sequence ATGGATAATAATGTACTACAAAGTATTTATAAATACGTTATTGAAAAAGGTGATATGGGCGTTTGCGTTATCGATACGGAAGGCAAGCTGCTCATATACAATAAAAAGATGAGGGAACTAGAAGGCGTGAACGAAGATGAGTTCGAGGAGAGGCGAGCCTTAGAGATTATTGATTTCGAAATCGAAAAAAGTGATATTTATAAGGTTCTAAGCTCTGAAATGCCAGTGCTCAATGTGAAAAAAACGTATTGGAATAAAAAAAATCAAGAAGTGACCTACATAAGCAATATTTATCCGTTGCACTATGAGGGTATTTTAGTGGGAGCTGTTGAATTTGCCCGAGATATTACACAGCTTGAATACATGATGTACCAGCCATTACGAAGGTATGGCGCACCATTGACATTTGATATTATTACGGCTGTATCGGCAGTCATGAGGGATGTCATAGAAAAAGCAAAGGTTGTTGCACTAAGCAGAATGCCTGTTGTGTTGATCGGAGAATCAGGTACTGGTATAGATATGGTGGCTGAAGGAATTCATCATGATCTAAAGGTGCAAAATGATATGTTTATTGCTCTAATCTGCCGTCGAGATGAGAAAACAGTGCTAAAGCAATTTGAAAAATATATTGTTGAAAAGGAAAAAATTACTTTTTTTGCTGAGCGTATTGAATATTTATCGCTAGAAGCTCAAGAAAAGGTTGTTGAGCTTTTCAACAATCATCCAAATCATCAGCATGTTTTAATTGCTAGTGTAGGTAAAGATCCAATTGATTTAATTCAAAAGCATGAACTATCCAAAACACTTTATCGACTATTTTCAGGTATCACGATTTATGTGCCACCTTTACGAGAAAGAAAAGAAGATATAATGCCATTTATTGATGATTATTTCAAAAGGCATCGTGACAGCTTTGGCTCATCTATCCAAGGGCTTTCAGAAGAGGTGCGAGAGACCTTTCTAAAATATGACTGGCCAGGTAATTTAAAGGAATTAGAAGTGCTATTGGATGAAATCACCTCACTCATTACGAATGAAACCATCGTTGAACCACATATGTTGCCTGTCCATTTTAAGTGGAAAATTCAAAGTGCATGTGAAGAAATTGAAAAAGAAGCTTCTACGAGTGATTTATTTGTTATTAAAAATCAGCAGGACATAAGACCACTAGACGTCTACATGAAAGAGGTAGAGGAATATTATATTTCGAAGGCGTTAGACTTTCATCAGGGTAATATTTCCAAAACGGCTGCTGCGTTAGGGATACGTCGACAAAGCTTACAATACCGTGTGAAAAACTATAAGCTCAATAAAAAAGGCGAAAACATTGATTAA
- a CDS encoding glycine/betaine ABC transporter: MNNLLDNIPKIPLAPWVESAMDWLTSNFSVLFNAIQKSGKLLMNQVTDLLINIPAIILIVLVVIFAFFITGKKFGLAAFSFIGLLFIYNQGLWSHLMETTTLVLFSSIISIIIGIPLGILMSKSNVAENIIKPILDFMQTMPGFVYLIPAVAFFGIGIVPGVFSSVIFALPPTVRMTNLGIRQVPKELVEAADSYGSTASQKLFKVEVPLAKSTIMAGINQTVMLSLSMVVVASMIGAPGLGREVLTALQRTQVGNGFVAGLSLVIFAIIIDRLTQSFNKKKAA, encoded by the coding sequence ATGAATAATTTATTAGACAATATTCCAAAAATCCCTCTAGCTCCATGGGTAGAATCAGCTATGGACTGGTTGACGAGTAATTTTTCAGTGTTGTTTAACGCTATTCAGAAATCTGGAAAACTACTCATGAATCAGGTCACTGATTTATTAATAAACATTCCTGCCATTATTCTTATAGTACTTGTCGTCATTTTTGCCTTTTTCATCACGGGCAAAAAATTTGGGCTCGCTGCTTTTTCATTCATTGGTCTGTTATTTATTTATAACCAAGGCTTATGGTCACATCTTATGGAAACAACCACACTTGTACTTTTCTCAAGTATTATTTCAATTATTATTGGTATTCCACTTGGTATTCTTATGTCCAAGTCTAATGTAGCAGAAAATATTATTAAGCCTATTCTTGATTTTATGCAAACAATGCCCGGCTTCGTATACTTGATTCCGGCAGTTGCCTTCTTTGGCATTGGAATTGTACCTGGTGTTTTTTCCTCTGTTATTTTTGCATTACCTCCAACAGTACGTATGACGAATCTCGGTATTCGCCAGGTTCCAAAAGAATTGGTGGAAGCTGCTGATTCCTACGGCAGTACGGCAAGCCAAAAATTATTTAAAGTGGAGGTTCCACTCGCTAAATCAACCATCATGGCAGGTATTAACCAAACAGTTATGCTTTCACTATCAATGGTGGTCGTTGCCTCAATGATTGGCGCTCCTGGACTTGGCCGTGAAGTATTAACTGCATTGCAACGTACACAAGTCGGTAATGGATTTGTGGCAGGTTTAAGTTTAGTAATCTTCGCGATTATTATTGATCGTTTAACACAAAGCTTTAATAAAAAGAAAGCAGCCTAG
- a CDS encoding glycine/betaine ABC transporter: MKLRTLSKLGMALGLGFMLAACSGDDSNKSSGDSKDVNLAYVEWDTEIASTNVVGQVLEDLGYNVTLTPLDNAIMWEAVSKGEADGMVAAWLPHTHASQYDKYKSDLDELGENLAGAKIGLVVPSYMNVNSIEDLANEADHTITGIEPGAGITAATDKALEEYDNLSDWNLVTSSSGAMTTSLAKALKNKEEIIVTGWSPHWKFAKYDLKYLEDPKGVYGGEETINTFVRKGLKEDQPDVYSVLDNFHWTSEDLESVMLEIMDGKDPKDAAKDWIEKNADTVAEWTKDVKK, from the coding sequence ATGAAATTGAGAACTTTATCTAAATTAGGGATGGCTTTAGGTCTCGGCTTTATGCTTGCCGCATGTAGTGGCGATGATTCTAACAAGAGCAGTGGGGACTCAAAGGATGTCAACCTTGCCTATGTGGAATGGGATACAGAAATTGCTTCCACTAATGTCGTTGGTCAGGTGCTAGAGGACTTAGGGTATAATGTAACATTAACACCGCTTGATAATGCTATCATGTGGGAGGCTGTTTCAAAAGGTGAAGCAGACGGAATGGTTGCTGCATGGCTACCTCATACACATGCCTCTCAGTACGACAAATATAAGTCTGACTTAGATGAGCTAGGTGAAAACCTGGCTGGTGCAAAAATTGGTTTAGTAGTACCAAGCTATATGAATGTAAACTCAATTGAGGATTTAGCAAATGAGGCGGATCACACAATAACAGGTATAGAGCCTGGTGCAGGAATCACGGCTGCAACTGACAAGGCGTTAGAGGAATACGATAACTTATCTGATTGGAATCTAGTAACCTCTTCATCTGGCGCCATGACAACTTCCCTTGCGAAAGCCCTTAAAAATAAGGAAGAAATTATCGTGACAGGCTGGTCTCCTCACTGGAAATTCGCCAAATATGATCTAAAATATTTAGAAGATCCAAAGGGCGTTTATGGTGGAGAAGAAACCATTAATACATTCGTTCGCAAAGGCTTAAAAGAGGATCAACCAGATGTCTATTCTGTCCTAGATAATTTCCATTGGACATCAGAAGATTTAGAAAGTGTAATGCTTGAAATTATGGATGGCAAAGATCCAAAAGATGCCGCAAAAGACTGGATAGAAAAAAATGCTGATACAGTAGCTGAATGGACAAAGGATGTAAAAAAATAA
- a CDS encoding glycine betaine/L-proline ABC transporter ATP-binding protein codes for MEKIKVEHVSKVFGKHIPQALELVKQQKSKTDILKETGATVGVYDASFTVNEGEIFVIMGLSGSGKSTLIRLLNRLIEPTSGNIYIDGENISSMGKESLRNVRRNAMSMVFQNFGLFPHRTLLQNTEYGLEIRGISKEERQAKAEQALANAGLLAYKDQFPNQLSGGMQQRVGLARALANDPEILLMDEAFSALDPLIRKEMQDELLDLQRTLKKTIIFITHDLNEALRIGDRIAIMKDGSIIQIGTGEEILTNPANDYVKTFVEDVDRSKVLTAENVMVRPVYVNVDLDGPAVALKRMRQEAVSLLMAVDKNRHLKGYITADDALAAAKKHEQTVHSIVQSEVLTVPPDMLLQDILGLIHNSPTPIAVVKDERLLGVLIRGVVIEALSTSDEEAVTHE; via the coding sequence ATGGAAAAAATAAAAGTGGAGCATGTTTCAAAAGTATTTGGAAAACATATTCCTCAAGCATTAGAACTCGTTAAGCAACAAAAAAGCAAGACTGATATCTTAAAAGAAACAGGTGCAACTGTTGGTGTCTATGATGCAAGTTTTACCGTAAATGAAGGTGAAATCTTCGTTATCATGGGATTATCAGGGAGTGGAAAGTCAACCCTTATTCGACTTTTAAACCGACTGATTGAACCGACTAGTGGAAACATTTATATCGATGGAGAAAATATTTCGTCAATGGGTAAAGAAAGTTTACGAAATGTTAGAAGGAACGCAATGAGTATGGTTTTTCAAAACTTCGGTTTATTCCCCCATCGTACACTTCTTCAAAATACCGAATACGGCCTTGAAATCAGGGGCATTTCAAAGGAAGAACGTCAAGCAAAAGCGGAACAGGCACTCGCAAACGCTGGCTTACTTGCGTATAAAGACCAGTTTCCGAATCAACTATCAGGCGGTATGCAACAACGTGTCGGATTAGCACGGGCACTTGCCAATGATCCTGAAATTTTACTAATGGATGAAGCTTTTTCAGCACTTGATCCATTAATTCGGAAAGAAATGCAAGATGAATTACTCGATTTACAACGAACATTGAAGAAAACCATTATATTTATCACCCATGATTTGAATGAAGCATTGCGTATTGGAGATCGTATAGCCATTATGAAGGACGGCTCGATTATTCAAATTGGCACGGGAGAAGAAATATTAACAAACCCAGCAAATGATTATGTAAAAACCTTCGTAGAAGATGTTGATCGTTCTAAAGTATTAACTGCTGAGAATGTTATGGTACGACCTGTATATGTCAATGTTGACTTAGATGGTCCTGCCGTAGCCCTTAAGAGAATGCGCCAAGAAGCTGTTAGTTTGCTAATGGCTGTTGACAAAAATCGTCATTTAAAAGGCTATATTACGGCTGATGACGCACTGGCAGCTGCTAAAAAGCATGAACAAACCGTGCATTCCATTGTTCAATCAGAGGTGTTAACCGTTCCACCAGATATGCTATTACAGGACATTTTAGGTTTGATTCATAATTCTCCTACTCCTATTGCAGTTGTAAAAGATGAGCGTTTACTTGGAGTTCTCATTCGTGGCGTTGTCATCGAAGCATTATCAACTAGCGATGAGGAGGCTGTAACACATGAATAA
- a CDS encoding QacE family quaternary ammonium compound efflux SMR transporter, protein MAWMALVIAGLCEMMGVYMISKYNDTKSIKNLALLIFAFTLSFAGLAYAMETLPMGTAYAIWTGIGAAGGALLGMLFFNESKDWRRIICIALVLGAAISLKLLS, encoded by the coding sequence ATGGCATGGATGGCATTAGTGATTGCAGGGCTCTGTGAGATGATGGGTGTTTATATGATTAGCAAATATAATGATACCAAGAGCATTAAAAATTTAGCACTATTGATTTTTGCATTTACTTTAAGCTTTGCTGGGCTAGCATATGCTATGGAAACTTTACCGATGGGCACAGCCTACGCTATTTGGACAGGAATTGGAGCGGCGGGTGGAGCATTACTAGGTATGCTGTTCTTCAATGAATCAAAGGATTGGAGACGTATTATTTGTATTGCGTTGGTGCTAGGAGCAGCAATTTCCTTGAAATTACTATCGTAA